TATTCACCAAAGCGCCCTGCTTCCTTGCTGTCCGGGTAACTTTCACCCGGTCCTCTGCCGTACCACCGGACATTCTTCATATCTCCCGCGACCTTCAATTGAAGCCCGATTTTCGGGAGCATGGCGGGTGGTGTTCCTATCGGTTCTCCCTTCACGTCCATTATGATCAAACCACTGGAAGTAATCGTATATGATGTTTCACAGCGGAAACCCCAATCATAAACCGGTGGCGCGATGCGGGAATTCCACTGGATTTGAACACAATTATTATCAAGTCTCTTCCACTCAAAATGGTCAATCCGCTCCGTCAACCGGTCCAGATGCGCTTTACGCCAATCCGGTAGCACATACATATCGTTATCAATCGGCGGACGCCAAAAATTCAACCGCGGCCCACCAAGCGTGATATTCTTACCGTTCAAACGCAGGGACTCAAAACCGGGATGAAGTGAATCCAGGGAAAGCTGGAAACGATCGGTCTCGACAATAAGTCTTCGCTTCTCCTCAGTTAAGCGGAGCTCTTGTTGCCGTATCGGGTCCAATTTGAACTGAGAAACCGCTGGGGCTCGCAGCGTAAATTGAGACCAAGCTACCTCGTGCCCTCGCGCAGCCCAGCGGCAATCCGCAGCTATCGTAAAGGAAATTTCAAGCCACATTTCCGCATGCGGATCGACACCGGCCTCGATCTCGTCCGCGTTCAACGGAATTAAGATCTCTTCACCCTTTCCGGGTTCAATACGGGGAATCGGCATTACTCCACTATGAACAAGTCGGCCTTCCGCCAGAATCCGATAATGGGCCTGAAGATGACCCAGCGTAATAAAATCATATCGGTTCATAACGAGAAGGCGTCTGTTATCGAGCATTTCGACACGGATCGGTTCAATGACCTTCTTGTATTCCAGAAGTCCAGGGGAGGGTGTACGGTCGGGACGCACTAAACCGTCGATTACGAAATTGCCGTTATTCGGCACATCCCCGTAATCCCCACCATAAGCATAATCCTCCTTGCCGTCCGCTGTCTTTCTGCTTAGCCCGTGATCGATCCACTCCCATACGAAGCCACCCTGCAGACGTCGATGCGCTTCGAAGGTATCGAAATAAGGTCGCAGTCCGCCCGGGCCGTTGCCCATCGCATGGGCAAACTCGCACAAAATATGTGGCTTGGGATGATCCGTCATTTTACCGAAAGCATCCATCTTCTCGACAGATGAGTACATGGTGCTTACCACGTCACATACCTCGGCTTCCCGGTCTTCCTCATAATGAATCAGCCTCGTTTGATCGTTCTCCCTGCACCACTGAGCCATCGCACGGAAATTGCACCCAAACCCGGATTCATTGCCAAGTGACCAGAACAGAACGGACGGGTGATTTTTGTCCCGCTCCACCATTCGGCGGACCCGGTCGACGTAGGCCTCCTTCCAATCCGGATCGTCGCTTAAGCGTGAAATATTGCCAAGCAGCTCGAATCCATGTGTCTCCAGATCCGTTTCCTCCATAACATACAATCCATATTCATCACACAGATCGTAGAACCGAGGATCATTCGGATAATGAGCCGTCCGCACAGCGTTAATATTGTGCTGCTTCATTAAAAGGATGTCTTCTTGCATCGTGGACAATGTAACGGTTCTTCCCGTATCTGGATGATGATCGTGGCGGTTTACTCCCTTGAGTAAAATGGCCTTTCCATTCACCAGGAACTGGCCGTCCCTCACTTCTATGCAGCGGAATCCGACGCGCTGTGCGATGGTCTCCAAGAGTTGGCCCTGTGAATCCATCAAAGTGATGACCAGATGGTATAAGGTCGGGGATTCGGCACTCCACAAGGCCGGTTCCTCCACTGCCAGTTCAAACTCCTCCATAGAGGAATGAGCAATGATCCTTTCAGCAGCTGCAACCTGTTCACCAGTACGGTTGAGCAGCTGCAACTTTACGTTTCCTGCGGATTCAGTTCCCTCCAGATCCATCCGGACGTTCAGATTGGCGTTTCGGTACTCGGCATCCAGCTCTGTGATAACGCGAAAATCAGCAATGCGGAGGGCAGCAGGTTCAGCAATCAGATAAACGTCCCTGAAAATGCCGCTTAACCACCACATATCCTGATCCTCCAAATAGCTTCCGTCGGACCACTGGTATACCCGGACCGCCATCTTGTTGATTCCAGGTTTAAGATAAGGCGTTAGATCGAATTCAGAGGTTAGCCGGCTCCCCTGACTGTAGCCGATAAATGAACCGTTCAGCCATACATGAAACGCACTGTCCACGCCGTCGAATTTGACGCAGATCTTTCTACCGTCCCAATAATCCGGAAGCTGGAATTCACGCACATAACTGCCTGTCGGATTCTCAGTTGGCACATGCGGCGGATCCACCGGAAACGGGTAATACAAGTCCGTGTAGTGCGGACTTCCATAGCCCTGCAGCTGCCAGTGTCCTGGAACAGGAATATTCTCCCACTCAGACACGTCGAAATCCTCTTGATAAAAAGCTTCCGGAGCAGCTTCAGGCTCCTCCGCATAATGAAATTTCCACATCCCATTCAGCGATTTATACCAATCTGATCT
Above is a window of Paenibacillus uliginis N3/975 DNA encoding:
- the ebgA gene encoding beta-galactosidase subunit alpha, coding for MKDNRLGRDWEQLGVLERNRSKSRAYFIPFADTAGALSYDRGRSDWYKSLNGMWKFHYAEEPEAAPEAFYQEDFDVSEWENIPVPGHWQLQGYGSPHYTDLYYPFPVDPPHVPTENPTGSYVREFQLPDYWDGRKICVKFDGVDSAFHVWLNGSFIGYSQGSRLTSEFDLTPYLKPGINKMAVRVYQWSDGSYLEDQDMWWLSGIFRDVYLIAEPAALRIADFRVITELDAEYRNANLNVRMDLEGTESAGNVKLQLLNRTGEQVAAAERIIAHSSMEEFELAVEEPALWSAESPTLYHLVITLMDSQGQLLETIAQRVGFRCIEVRDGQFLVNGKAILLKGVNRHDHHPDTGRTVTLSTMQEDILLMKQHNINAVRTAHYPNDPRFYDLCDEYGLYVMEETDLETHGFELLGNISRLSDDPDWKEAYVDRVRRMVERDKNHPSVLFWSLGNESGFGCNFRAMAQWCRENDQTRLIHYEEDREAEVCDVVSTMYSSVEKMDAFGKMTDHPKPHILCEFAHAMGNGPGGLRPYFDTFEAHRRLQGGFVWEWIDHGLSRKTADGKEDYAYGGDYGDVPNNGNFVIDGLVRPDRTPSPGLLEYKKVIEPIRVEMLDNRRLLVMNRYDFITLGHLQAHYRILAEGRLVHSGVMPIPRIEPGKGEEILIPLNADEIEAGVDPHAEMWLEISFTIAADCRWAARGHEVAWSQFTLRAPAVSQFKLDPIRQQELRLTEEKRRLIVETDRFQLSLDSLHPGFESLRLNGKNITLGGPRLNFWRPPIDNDMYVLPDWRKAHLDRLTERIDHFEWKRLDNNCVQIQWNSRIAPPVYDWGFRCETSYTITSSGLIIMDVKGEPIGTPPAMLPKIGLQLKVAGDMKNVRWYGRGPGESYPDSKEAGRFGEYRSTVDGLFTPYIYPQENGNRTDVRWISIADGAGTGLLATGVPVLNFSASRYTDINLESAMHISDLVPSNFITLNLDYRQNGLGSNSCGPAQSPEYTVKPEPFQFRILLQAYAAEDTDPGALSYRMRSEAKIYE